In one Sphingomonas sp. AP4-R1 genomic region, the following are encoded:
- a CDS encoding zinc transporter ZntB translates to MSNRFAIVLGADGKGHEAEPAQACAQQPDPARLVWAHLDGREGGTLEWLRAHGGMPETVAYALTAVETRPRCEAIGEGALVNLRGPALTPDDGDPLVSIRLWLEEGRVISVSYRPIATLGVVREQMEAGQIKDPGDFVSHLAMLITKQIDPTIADLGDLVDDCETMLEPDQAYDTRRRIARARSEAIVYRRFIVPQREALTALAGLDAHWLEEDDRLHLREAADRFSRMAEELESVRERSALIHEQLTDLRAELMEDRALLISVVALVFLPLTFVTGLFGMNVGGIPLQHGAGFWIVAIFCVAMAAVGGAWFGAQHWFRR, encoded by the coding sequence ATGAGTAATCGCTTCGCTATCGTGTTGGGCGCGGACGGGAAGGGGCATGAGGCGGAGCCGGCGCAGGCGTGCGCGCAGCAGCCCGATCCCGCGCGGCTCGTCTGGGCGCATCTGGACGGGCGCGAGGGCGGCACGCTGGAATGGCTGCGCGCCCACGGTGGCATGCCCGAGACGGTCGCCTACGCACTGACGGCGGTGGAGACGCGCCCGCGCTGCGAGGCGATCGGGGAGGGCGCGCTCGTCAATCTGCGCGGCCCCGCGCTCACGCCCGACGATGGCGATCCGCTCGTCTCGATCCGCCTGTGGCTGGAGGAAGGGCGCGTGATCTCGGTCAGCTATCGCCCGATCGCCACCCTGGGCGTGGTGCGCGAGCAGATGGAGGCGGGCCAGATCAAGGATCCGGGCGATTTCGTCTCGCATCTGGCGATGCTGATCACGAAGCAGATCGATCCCACCATCGCCGATCTCGGCGATCTGGTGGACGATTGCGAGACGATGCTGGAGCCCGATCAGGCCTATGACACGCGCCGCAGGATCGCACGCGCGCGATCCGAGGCGATCGTCTATCGCCGCTTCATCGTGCCCCAGCGGGAAGCGCTCACCGCTTTGGCGGGGCTCGACGCGCACTGGCTGGAGGAGGATGATCGCCTCCATCTGCGCGAGGCCGCCGATCGCTTCTCGCGCATGGCCGAGGAACTGGAATCGGTGCGCGAGCGATCGGCGCTGATCCACGAGCAGCTCACCGATCTGCGTGCCGAGCTGATGGAGGATCGCGCGCTGCTGATCTCGGTGGTCGCGCTGGTCTTCCTGCCGCTCACCTTCGTCACCGGCCTGTTCGGCATGAACGTCGGCGGCATCCCGCTCCAGCACGGCGCCGGCTTCTGGATCGTCGCGATCTTCTGCGTGGCGATGGCGGCCGTGGGCGGCGCCTGGTTCGGCGCGCAACACTGGTTCCGGCGATAG
- a CDS encoding bifunctional precorrin-2 dehydrogenase/sirohydrochlorin ferrochelatase, producing MQSLPIFVRVRGLPVILVGEGAAGEAKRRLLERAGATIVDETADAKLAFVALDQPDDTAARLRARGLLLNVADRPDLCDFTLPAIVDRDPVTIAIGTGGASAGLAAALRQRLEVLLPHTLGALARTLAEARQALRSSYPDAGERRRAIAEMLMPGGPLDPMIAQADPAFSPQEREEPSARVERIELTSRDPDDLTLRAARLLALADRIYHAPDAPAAILNRARADAVRIVGPVPTLPPPGLSVELIGNA from the coding sequence GTGCAGAGCCTTCCCATCTTCGTGCGCGTGCGCGGCCTGCCTGTCATTTTGGTGGGCGAGGGAGCGGCGGGCGAGGCCAAGCGGCGCCTGCTGGAGCGCGCGGGCGCGACGATCGTCGATGAGACGGCCGACGCAAAGCTGGCCTTCGTCGCGCTGGATCAGCCCGATGACACCGCCGCACGCCTCCGCGCGCGCGGGCTTCTCCTGAACGTCGCCGATCGGCCGGATCTCTGCGATTTCACGCTCCCCGCGATCGTCGATCGCGATCCGGTGACGATCGCCATCGGCACCGGCGGCGCCTCGGCCGGCCTCGCGGCGGCATTGCGCCAGCGGTTGGAGGTGCTGCTGCCCCATACGCTCGGCGCGCTGGCGCGCACGCTGGCGGAGGCGCGGCAAGCGCTCCGCTCTTCTTATCCCGACGCGGGAGAGCGTCGCCGGGCGATCGCTGAAATGTTGATGCCGGGCGGTCCGCTCGATCCGATGATCGCCCAGGCCGATCCCGCTTTTTCTCCGCAAGAGAGGGAGGAGCCCTCCGCACGGGTGGAGCGGATCGAACTGACGTCTCGCGATCCCGACGATCTCACCCTGCGCGCGGCCCGCCTGCTCGCGCTGGCCGACCGCATCTATCACGCCCCCGATGCGCCCGCCGCCATCCTCAATCGCGCGCGCGCTGATGCGGTGCGGATCGTCGGGCCCGTTCCCACGTTGCCGCCGCCGGGCCTGTCGGTGGAATTGATCGGAAACGCATGA
- the dnaN gene encoding DNA polymerase III subunit beta, translated as MKATIERATLLKALSHVQSVVERRNTIPILSNVLLEASADGGLKLMATDLDLQIVETIGAAVDTPGAITVPAHTLFDIARKLSEGSQVQLSAAEGKMLIVAGRARFNLQTLPRDDFPVIAEGELPTKFELPAETLKQIIDKTRFAISTEETRYYLNGIFLHVSDDATPVLKAAATDGHRLARVTVPRPDGAEGMPDVIIPRKCVGELRKLLDEVDGSVEVSLSPTKVRFGMGAAILTSKLIDGTFPDYSRVIPTGNDKLLKIDPRSFEDGVDRVATIASEKTRAVKMALERDKITLSVTSPENGTAAEEVPGDYTSLPFEIGFNARYLLDILGQIEGDSVEIHLADAAAPTLIRENDKAPALYVLMPMRV; from the coding sequence ATGAAGGCGACGATCGAGCGAGCGACCTTGTTGAAGGCGCTGAGCCATGTGCAATCGGTCGTGGAGCGTAGGAATACCATACCGATCCTGTCGAACGTGCTGCTGGAGGCTTCGGCCGATGGCGGCCTGAAGCTGATGGCGACCGACCTCGATCTCCAGATCGTGGAGACGATCGGCGCCGCGGTGGATACGCCCGGCGCGATCACGGTTCCCGCGCACACGCTGTTCGATATCGCCCGCAAGCTCTCCGAGGGCAGCCAGGTCCAGCTTTCGGCCGCCGAGGGCAAGATGCTGATCGTGGCGGGCCGCGCGCGCTTCAATCTGCAGACGCTGCCGCGCGACGATTTCCCCGTGATTGCGGAAGGCGAGCTGCCGACCAAGTTCGAGCTGCCGGCCGAAACGCTGAAGCAGATCATCGACAAGACGCGCTTCGCCATCTCCACCGAAGAGACGCGTTACTATCTGAACGGCATCTTCCTGCACGTGTCGGACGATGCGACGCCGGTGCTGAAGGCCGCCGCCACCGATGGCCACCGCCTCGCGCGCGTCACCGTGCCGCGTCCGGACGGCGCCGAGGGCATGCCCGACGTGATCATCCCGCGGAAGTGCGTGGGTGAGCTGCGCAAGCTGCTGGACGAGGTGGACGGTTCGGTCGAAGTATCGCTCTCGCCCACCAAGGTTCGCTTCGGCATGGGCGCGGCGATCCTCACCTCCAAGCTGATCGACGGCACGTTCCCCGATTACAGCCGCGTCATTCCCACCGGGAATGACAAGCTGCTGAAGATCGATCCGCGCAGCTTCGAGGATGGCGTCGATCGCGTCGCCACCATCGCCAGCGAGAAGACCCGCGCCGTGAAGATGGCGCTGGAGCGCGACAAGATCACGCTCTCGGTGACCAGCCCGGAAAACGGCACGGCGGCCGAGGAGGTCCCCGGCGACTATACCAGTCTGCCGTTCGAGATCGGCTTCAACGCGCGCTATCTGCTCGACATTCTCGGCCAGATCGAAGGCGATTCGGTGGAGATCCACCTCGCCGACGCCGCAGCCCCCACGCTGATCCGCGAAAATGACAAGGCGCCGGCGCTGTATGTGCTGATGCCGATGCGGGTCTGA
- the rlmN gene encoding 23S rRNA (adenine(2503)-C(2))-methyltransferase RlmN, whose protein sequence is MPIPGLIDPVPVPRAPTLRPDGRIDLIGLPRETLRDVLAEAGLDAKQAKLRAKQIWHWIYNRGARDFSAMTDIAKAMHPWLEERFVVGRPSVMEAQVSTDGTRKWLLQSDDGHDYEMVFIPDADRGTLCVSSQVGCTLNCSFCHTGTMRLVRNLTAGEIVGQVMLARDALGEWPSQPEGRLLTNIVMMGMGEPLYNFDAVRDALKLVMDGDGLALSKRRITLSTSGVIPMMERAGAEIGVNLAVSLHGVTKEVRDELVPLNKKYGIEELLAACAAYPGANNARRITFEYVMLKDKNDSDDHARELVRLIRHYDLPAKVNLIPFNPWPGSEYECSTKERIARFSDIVFKGGISAPVRTPRGRDIDAACGQLKTAAEKKRRSERDREAAATNAEIALPA, encoded by the coding sequence ATGCCCATCCCCGGACTGATCGATCCCGTGCCCGTGCCGCGCGCGCCAACCCTGCGCCCCGATGGCCGGATCGACCTGATCGGCCTGCCGCGCGAGACGCTGCGCGACGTGCTGGCCGAAGCCGGGCTGGACGCGAAGCAGGCGAAGCTGCGCGCCAAGCAGATCTGGCACTGGATCTACAATCGCGGCGCGCGCGACTTTTCGGCCATGACGGACATCGCCAAGGCGATGCATCCGTGGCTGGAGGAGCGCTTCGTGGTCGGCCGGCCGAGCGTGATGGAGGCGCAAGTCTCCACCGACGGCACGCGCAAATGGCTGCTCCAGTCCGACGACGGCCATGATTACGAGATGGTGTTCATCCCCGATGCGGATCGCGGCACGCTCTGCGTCTCCAGCCAGGTGGGCTGCACGCTCAATTGCAGCTTCTGCCATACGGGCACGATGCGGCTGGTCCGCAACCTGACGGCGGGCGAGATCGTGGGCCAGGTGATGCTGGCGCGCGATGCGCTGGGCGAATGGCCGAGCCAGCCCGAGGGGCGCCTGCTCACCAACATCGTGATGATGGGCATGGGCGAGCCGCTCTACAATTTCGACGCGGTGCGCGATGCGCTGAAGCTGGTGATGGACGGCGACGGCCTCGCGCTCTCCAAGCGGCGCATCACGCTCTCCACCTCGGGCGTGATCCCGATGATGGAACGGGCGGGCGCGGAGATCGGCGTCAATCTGGCCGTCTCGCTCCACGGCGTGACCAAGGAGGTCCGCGACGAGCTGGTGCCGCTCAACAAGAAATACGGGATCGAGGAATTGCTGGCGGCCTGCGCCGCCTATCCCGGCGCCAACAACGCCCGGCGCATCACGTTCGAATATGTGATGCTGAAGGACAAGAATGACAGCGACGATCATGCACGCGAACTCGTGCGCCTGATCCGCCATTATGATCTGCCGGCGAAGGTGAATCTGATCCCGTTCAATCCGTGGCCGGGCAGCGAATATGAATGCTCGACCAAGGAGCGGATCGCACGCTTTTCGGACATCGTGTTCAAGGGCGGCATCTCCGCCCCCGTGCGCACGCCGCGCGGCCGCGACATCGATGCCGCCTGCGGCCAGCTGAAGACCGCGGCCGAAAAAAAGCGCAGAAGTGAGCGGGATCGCGAGGCCGCCGCGACGAATGCAGAGATTGCACTCCCGGCCTGA
- a CDS encoding cyclopropane-fatty-acyl-phospholipid synthase family protein: MWLFDRAFKKLIRKGELQVTDYKGRVYRYGEPVPGRELVAVRFTDRTTPERIVSAPSLGAGEAYMDGRLIMERGDIHALIDLVTWNNRWEKRGDRAKLERKVRMPGHDLGGWLRTWNYERRARRNVAHHYDLSARLYDLFLDVDRQYSCAYFTDPGNSLEQAQIDKKAHIAAKLKLDRPGLRVLEIGCGWGGLALYIHEKTGAEVLGITLSEEQLIVARQRAEAAGVADKVKFELIDYRAMTGKYDRIVSVGMFEHVGPGHFRQFFARCRKLLADDGVMLLHTIGRMGARRPTDPWTVKYIFPGGYIPTLSEIAEATEAVRLITTDVETLRHHYGHTLERWLRRTQAAKAEIEAMYDPRFYRMWEFYLAGSMTGFFNGQMVNYQLQYVRDRTALPITRDYIAEAETALRGE; the protein is encoded by the coding sequence ATGTGGCTATTCGATCGTGCGTTCAAGAAGCTGATCCGCAAGGGCGAGCTTCAGGTTACCGACTATAAGGGCAGGGTCTATCGCTATGGCGAGCCCGTGCCGGGACGGGAATTGGTGGCGGTGCGCTTCACCGATCGCACCACGCCCGAACGGATCGTTTCCGCCCCCTCGCTCGGCGCGGGCGAGGCCTATATGGATGGGCGCCTGATCATGGAGCGGGGCGACATCCACGCCCTGATCGATCTGGTCACCTGGAACAATCGCTGGGAGAAACGCGGCGACCGCGCCAAGCTGGAGCGCAAGGTGCGGATGCCCGGCCACGATCTCGGCGGCTGGCTGCGGACCTGGAATTACGAGCGCCGCGCCCGGCGCAACGTGGCCCACCATTATGATCTGTCGGCGCGGCTCTACGATCTCTTCCTCGATGTCGACCGCCAATATAGCTGCGCCTATTTCACCGATCCGGGCAACAGCCTGGAACAGGCGCAGATCGACAAGAAGGCGCATATCGCCGCCAAGCTGAAGCTCGATCGGCCGGGCCTGCGCGTGCTGGAGATCGGCTGCGGCTGGGGCGGGCTCGCGCTCTACATCCACGAAAAGACCGGCGCCGAAGTGCTGGGCATCACCCTGTCCGAAGAGCAATTGATCGTCGCGCGCCAGCGGGCCGAGGCGGCGGGCGTGGCGGACAAGGTGAAGTTCGAGCTGATCGACTATCGCGCGATGACGGGCAAATATGACCGGATCGTCTCAGTCGGCATGTTCGAGCATGTCGGGCCCGGCCATTTCCGCCAGTTCTTCGCCCGCTGTCGCAAGCTTCTGGCCGATGACGGCGTGATGCTGCTGCACACGATCGGCCGGATGGGCGCGCGCCGCCCGACCGATCCATGGACGGTCAAATATATCTTCCCCGGCGGCTATATCCCGACGCTTTCCGAAATCGCCGAGGCGACCGAGGCGGTGCGGCTGATCACCACCGACGTGGAGACGCTGCGCCACCATTATGGCCATACGCTGGAGCGGTGGCTGCGCCGCACACAGGCCGCGAAGGCCGAGATCGAGGCGATGTACGATCCACGCTTCTACCGGATGTGGGAATTCTACCTCGCCGGATCGATGACCGGATTCTTCAACGGGCAGATGGTGAATTATCAGCTGCAATATGTGCGCGATCGCACCGCGCTGCCGATCACGCGCGATTATATCGCGGAGGCGGAGACGGCGCTGCGGGGCGAGTAA
- a CDS encoding EF-hand domain-containing protein, producing MRKFLTGAALGVLMAGAAVAQNAGDGAGMMPPPPPPGGMEGHRPMREPLKRADVPAMVAQHFAMLDLNKDGVFDDADRVAMVAKRRADREADMKADRDRMFAMLDTNKDGSISRAEFDAPPPPPPGERGPRGPEGRGGPDGPDGRDGPGGPGGPDHMRGPGPDGPGEGPGRMGRMGMRGHGGPGFGMMGGGRMLEKADANHDGKVTLAEAQKAALAAFDKADVNHDGVIDRDEMIVAMQHRMHGDGPDGDRRHGGPEGK from the coding sequence ATGCGTAAATTTCTCACGGGCGCGGCGCTGGGCGTCCTGATGGCGGGCGCCGCGGTCGCGCAGAATGCCGGCGACGGCGCGGGCATGATGCCGCCGCCCCCGCCGCCGGGCGGCATGGAAGGCCACCGGCCGATGCGGGAACCGCTGAAGCGCGCGGACGTGCCGGCGATGGTCGCCCAGCATTTCGCGATGCTGGATCTCAACAAGGATGGCGTGTTCGACGATGCTGATCGCGTCGCGATGGTCGCCAAGCGCCGCGCCGACCGCGAGGCCGATATGAAGGCGGATCGCGATCGGATGTTCGCGATGCTGGATACGAACAAGGACGGATCGATCTCGCGCGCCGAATTCGATGCGCCGCCGCCGCCCCCGCCGGGCGAGCGTGGCCCGCGCGGTCCCGAGGGGCGCGGCGGTCCGGATGGTCCTGACGGTCGCGACGGACCTGGCGGACCCGGTGGTCCCGATCATATGCGCGGCCCCGGACCGGATGGTCCCGGCGAAGGCCCCGGTCGGATGGGCCGCATGGGCATGCGTGGCCATGGCGGCCCCGGCTTCGGCATGATGGGCGGCGGCCGCATGCTGGAAAAGGCTGATGCGAACCACGATGGCAAGGTCACGCTGGCCGAGGCGCAGAAGGCCGCGCTCGCCGCGTTCGACAAGGCCGACGTCAATCATGACGGCGTGATCGATCGGGACGAGATGATCGTCGCGATGCAGCACCGGATGCACGGCGACGGCCCGGACGGCGATCGTCGCCACGGGGGGCCGGAGGGAAAGTGA
- the rpoN gene encoding RNA polymerase factor sigma-54, producing MSLAPRLDLRQSQSLVMTPQLQQAIKLLALSNLEIEAFIAEEIEKNPLLTGGPEEGEAPAPDPDGEWAGDAAGDLGGDLPDDPPTADRLVVAGDADADAPLDVDYGEETFHHDSAIDAGGQSGGSLSDEGFDFDTVAATALSLHDHLAAQAGERLDGIALLIAHRLIDAIDDAGYLTEPLDDLAAQLGLELSQVQPVLAVIQSFDPSGVGARNLAECLAIQAREVDRYDPAMAALLDHLDLLARGQLAQLRRICMVDEEDLSDMIRELRNYDPKPGLKFGGEPATPVSPDVFVGRLRGGWQIELNSATLPRVLVDRRYHAELSAGAANRQSKAWVADCLASANWLVKALDQRARTIMKVTTEIVKQQEGFFLQGVSHLKPLTLRTVADAIGMHESTVSRVTSNKYLSCERGFYELKYFFTSGVAGTDGGDAVSAEAVKSQIARLIAEEGDDILSDDKLVELLNAKGFGLARRTVAKYREAIGLGSSVQRRRARALAR from the coding sequence ATGAGCCTCGCCCCGCGCCTCGACCTGCGGCAATCCCAGTCGCTGGTGATGACGCCGCAGCTGCAGCAGGCGATCAAGCTGCTGGCGCTCTCCAATCTCGAGATCGAGGCGTTCATCGCCGAGGAGATCGAGAAGAACCCGCTGCTGACCGGCGGCCCGGAGGAGGGCGAGGCGCCCGCGCCCGATCCGGACGGCGAATGGGCCGGGGACGCGGCCGGGGATCTTGGCGGCGATCTCCCCGATGATCCTCCCACCGCCGATCGGCTGGTGGTGGCGGGCGATGCGGACGCCGATGCCCCGCTCGACGTCGATTATGGCGAGGAAACCTTCCACCACGACAGCGCGATCGATGCGGGCGGGCAGAGCGGCGGCTCCCTCTCCGACGAGGGCTTCGATTTCGACACGGTCGCAGCCACCGCGCTCTCGCTCCACGATCACCTCGCCGCGCAGGCGGGCGAGCGGCTGGACGGGATCGCCCTGCTGATCGCGCACCGCCTGATCGATGCGATCGACGATGCCGGTTACCTGACCGAGCCGCTCGACGATCTGGCGGCGCAGCTCGGGCTGGAACTGTCGCAGGTGCAGCCGGTGCTGGCCGTGATCCAGAGCTTCGATCCGTCAGGCGTCGGCGCCCGCAATCTGGCCGAATGCCTCGCCATTCAGGCGCGCGAGGTGGATCGCTACGATCCCGCCATGGCGGCCCTGCTCGATCATCTCGATCTGCTCGCGCGCGGCCAGCTCGCCCAGCTGCGCCGCATCTGCATGGTGGATGAGGAAGATCTGTCGGACATGATCCGGGAGCTTCGCAATTACGATCCGAAGCCCGGCCTGAAATTTGGCGGCGAGCCCGCCACCCCCGTCTCCCCCGATGTGTTCGTCGGGCGGCTTCGCGGCGGCTGGCAGATCGAGCTGAACAGCGCCACCCTGCCGCGCGTGCTGGTCGATCGGCGCTATCATGCCGAGCTGAGCGCGGGCGCCGCCAATCGCCAGTCCAAGGCATGGGTCGCGGATTGCCTCGCCAGCGCCAACTGGCTGGTGAAGGCGCTGGATCAGCGCGCGCGCACGATCATGAAGGTCACGACCGAGATCGTGAAGCAGCAGGAGGGCTTCTTCCTGCAGGGCGTCAGCCACCTGAAGCCGCTCACGCTGAGGACGGTGGCGGATGCGATCGGCATGCACGAATCCACCGTCAGCCGCGTCACCTCGAACAAATATCTCTCGTGCGAGCGCGGATTCTACGAGCTCAAATATTTCTTCACGAGCGGTGTCGCCGGCACGGACGGGGGCGATGCCGTCTCGGCCGAGGCGGTGAAGAGCCAGATCGCCAGGCTCATCGCCGAGGAAGGCGACGATATCCTGTCCGACGACAAGCTGGTCGAGCTGTTGAACGCCAAGGGCTTCGGCCTCGCGCGGCGCACGGTGGCCAAATATCGCGAGGCGATCGGGCTGGGCTCGTCGGTGCAGCGTCGCCGGGCGAGGGCGCTGGCGCGTTAG
- the lptB gene encoding LPS export ABC transporter ATP-binding protein — MNEMSLTASAPHVPDQASGLAIVSIAKAYDKRQVLHDVSLEVARGEVVGLLGPNGAGKTTCFYSVMGLVKPDAGRILLDGNDVTGLPMYRRAILGLGYLPQETSIFRGLSVAQNIMSVLEVSEPDKAVRAERLESLLGEFHLERLRDAPATALSGGERRRCEIARSLAADPSIMLLDEPFAGIDPISISDIRDLVKDLKRRDIGVLITDHNVRETLDIVDRACIIYDGRVLFQGSPADLVANEDVRRLYLGESFEL; from the coding sequence ATGAACGAGATGTCTCTCACGGCCTCCGCGCCCCACGTGCCCGATCAGGCATCGGGGCTCGCGATCGTTTCGATCGCCAAGGCTTATGACAAGCGCCAGGTGCTTCATGACGTGAGTCTGGAGGTCGCGCGCGGCGAAGTGGTCGGCCTGCTCGGCCCGAACGGCGCCGGCAAAACGACCTGTTTCTATTCCGTCATGGGCCTCGTGAAGCCCGATGCGGGCCGTATCCTGCTCGACGGCAACGATGTCACCGGCCTGCCCATGTATCGCCGCGCGATCCTGGGCCTCGGCTATCTGCCGCAGGAAACCTCGATCTTCCGGGGGCTGTCGGTCGCTCAGAACATCATGTCCGTGCTGGAAGTGTCCGAGCCGGACAAGGCCGTGCGCGCCGAGCGGCTCGAATCGCTGCTGGGCGAATTCCATCTGGAGCGGTTGCGCGATGCGCCCGCCACCGCGCTGTCGGGCGGCGAGCGTCGCCGCTGCGAGATCGCGCGCAGCCTCGCCGCCGATCCCTCGATCATGCTGCTGGACGAGCCGTTCGCCGGCATCGATCCCATCTCGATCAGCGACATTCGCGATCTGGTGAAGGATCTGAAGCGGCGCGACATCGGCGTGCTGATCACCGATCATAACGTGCGCGAGACGCTCGACATCGTCGATCGCGCCTGCATCATCTATGATGGCCGCGTCCTCTTCCAGGGCAGCCCGGCCGATCTCGTCGCGAACGAGGATGTGCGCCGCCTGTATCTGGGCGAGAGCTTCGAGCTATAG
- a CDS encoding glycosyltransferase family 2 protein produces MMILGFLAAILCVPLIVTDGVFLIEVLLGLRGNDTGGLARPTGSIALIVPAHNEQSVVRASVEKMIAESPAGTRVLVVAHNCSDATAEQARAGGAEVHVLNEPDRRGKGYALAGGKAALMAAPPATVIVVDADCTPAAGAIARLAATSEKYGRAVQASYLFAPRRDGGPIVQISNFAMLVKNLVRQRGGRRIGAPALLTGSGMAFPWPLYASLDLATGNIVEDLALGVDLVRRSQPPVFEPRATIWSNPSSEQGTGTQRARWEGGFLATARGFGLPLLLRGLARLDWQMLWMGLHLLTAPLTLLLMLNGAAVLLWLLLWLIGAAPLAAPVAMIGLAGLVVMAVLAAWAAAGRAMLSASTLIRLPLYMGWKLALYAKIVRGKETPDWIRTERVD; encoded by the coding sequence ATGATGATCCTCGGGTTCCTTGCTGCGATCCTGTGCGTGCCCCTGATCGTCACGGACGGGGTGTTCCTGATCGAGGTGCTGTTGGGCCTGCGCGGCAACGACACGGGCGGCCTTGCCCGCCCCACCGGATCGATCGCCCTGATCGTGCCCGCGCATAACGAGCAAAGCGTGGTTCGCGCCTCGGTGGAGAAGATGATCGCCGAATCGCCCGCTGGCACGCGCGTCCTCGTCGTCGCGCACAATTGCAGCGATGCCACCGCCGAGCAGGCGCGTGCGGGCGGCGCCGAGGTCCATGTGCTGAATGAGCCCGATCGGCGCGGGAAGGGCTATGCGCTGGCGGGTGGCAAGGCGGCTCTGATGGCGGCACCTCCCGCCACCGTGATCGTCGTCGATGCCGATTGCACGCCCGCCGCCGGCGCCATCGCGCGGCTGGCCGCGACCTCGGAGAAATATGGCCGCGCCGTGCAGGCCAGCTATCTGTTCGCGCCGCGCCGCGATGGCGGCCCGATCGTGCAGATCTCCAATTTCGCGATGCTCGTGAAGAATCTGGTGCGCCAGCGCGGCGGCCGCCGCATCGGCGCGCCCGCTCTGCTCACCGGCTCCGGCATGGCCTTTCCGTGGCCGCTTTATGCGTCGCTCGATCTGGCGACGGGCAATATCGTCGAGGATCTGGCGCTCGGCGTCGATCTCGTCCGCCGCAGCCAGCCGCCGGTGTTCGAGCCGCGTGCGACCATCTGGTCCAATCCCTCCAGCGAGCAGGGCACCGGCACGCAGCGCGCGCGCTGGGAGGGCGGCTTCCTCGCCACCGCGCGCGGCTTCGGCCTGCCTCTGCTGCTGCGCGGCCTCGCCCGGCTCGACTGGCAGATGCTGTGGATGGGCCTGCACCTGCTCACCGCCCCGCTCACCCTGTTGCTGATGCTGAACGGTGCGGCCGTGCTGCTGTGGCTGCTGCTCTGGCTGATCGGCGCGGCGCCTTTGGCGGCGCCGGTCGCGATGATCGGGCTGGCCGGGCTGGTGGTGATGGCGGTGCTGGCCGCCTGGGCCGCCGCCGGCCGCGCGATGCTCTCCGCTTCGACGCTCATCCGCCTGCCGCTCTACATGGGCTGGAAGCTCGCCCTCTACGCGAAGATCGTGCGCGGGAAAGAAACTCCAGACTGGATTCGCACCGAGCGCGTCGACTGA
- a CDS encoding glycosyltransferase family 4 protein, translating to MRVAYLVNRYPAVSHSFIRREIAGVEAAGVDVLRFSIRPPDASLPDAADRAELDRTTVILGQPKSALLCAAAKMALARPGRFLGALKAAIAMGQGRPKIALRHLIYLVEACWLARALAGVDRLHAHFGTNPAAVARLVHLLSGIPYSFTVHGPEEFDAPGALDLPAKIVDAAQVVAISDFGRSQLMRWTKPAQWQKLNVVRCGIDEGFASAPPAPPVSAAELCCVARLSAQKGLPLLIEAAAALRARGVPFHLTLVGDGEMRKEIEAAIADHGLGEIIAITGYLDAAGVRARLLASRAMVLPSFAEGLPVVIMEALALRVPVVTTAIAGVPELVDASCGWVVPAGSIEALCDAMAAALAADPADLRAMGEVGRARVLARHDARANGAAMAELFRA from the coding sequence ATGCGCGTCGCCTATCTCGTGAACCGGTATCCGGCCGTCAGCCACAGCTTCATCCGCCGCGAGATTGCGGGCGTGGAGGCGGCGGGGGTCGATGTCCTGCGCTTCTCGATCCGCCCGCCCGATGCGTCGCTGCCCGATGCTGCCGATCGCGCCGAGCTGGATCGCACCACCGTCATCCTCGGTCAGCCCAAATCGGCCTTGCTGTGCGCGGCGGCGAAGATGGCGCTCGCCAGGCCCGGTCGCTTTCTCGGCGCGCTAAAGGCCGCGATCGCGATGGGGCAGGGGCGTCCCAAGATCGCGCTGCGTCACCTGATCTATCTGGTCGAGGCCTGCTGGCTCGCGCGTGCTCTGGCAGGCGTCGATCGGCTCCACGCCCATTTCGGCACCAATCCCGCCGCCGTCGCCCGGCTCGTCCATCTCCTGTCGGGCATTCCCTACAGTTTCACGGTCCATGGGCCGGAGGAGTTCGATGCGCCCGGTGCGCTCGATCTGCCCGCCAAGATCGTGGATGCCGCCCAGGTGGTCGCGATCAGCGATTTCGGCCGGAGCCAGCTGATGCGCTGGACGAAGCCCGCCCAGTGGCAAAAGCTGAACGTCGTCCGCTGCGGCATCGACGAGGGCTTCGCTTCGGCGCCACCTGCGCCACCCGTCTCCGCCGCCGAGCTGTGCTGCGTCGCCCGCCTGAGCGCGCAGAAGGGCCTGCCTCTGCTGATCGAGGCCGCCGCCGCATTGCGGGCGCGGGGTGTCCCCTTCCACCTGACTTTGGTGGGCGACGGCGAGATGCGGAAAGAGATCGAAGCCGCCATCGCCGATCACGGCCTTGGCGAGATTATCGCGATCACCGGCTATCTCGATGCGGCGGGCGTCCGCGCGCGCCTGCTCGCGTCCCGCGCGATGGTGCTGCCCAGCTTCGCGGAAGGCCTGCCGGTCGTCATCATGGAGGCGCTCGCGCTCCGCGTGCCCGTCGTCACCACCGCCATCGCGGGCGTGCCCGAACTGGTGGATGCCAGCTGCGGCTGGGTCGTCCCCGCCGGATCGATCGAGGCCCTGTGTGATGCGATGGCCGCAGCCCTCGCCGCCGATCCGGCCGATCTGCGCGCGATGGGGGAGGTAGGCCGCGCCCGCGTTCTCGCCCGCCACGACGCGCGCGCCAATGGCGCCGCGATGGCGGAGCTGTTCCGCGCATGA